The genomic interval TTCGGCAATTCAATACCTATTTATCGATAAATATCAAACCATTAAAGTGATCATGTTTTACTTGTTTTTATTTGCCGGCACAGAGCGCCAAAACAGGAATACCCGTCCGGCCGGCACTTGTATTTAAAGATAGAATACAACTGAATACCCTGACATCAACCGAAACATCCGATTGATCAAAGACTTGAACCGCGCCAGTGCAGCTTCTGGGCAAGGACCGAAAAATAGCTGTGATTTTCGAGCTGAAGAAACCGTACACCGTACTCACTGCGCCGGATTTCGATCCGTCCGCCCTGCTCCATCAGAAACTCATCCTGTCCGTCAATCGAAAGAATCAGCTCTTTCACCGCCTTGACCACCCGGATTTCAATGCAGCTGGTATTCGGCACCACCAACGGCCGGGAACTGAGCGTATGCGGACAGATAACATTGATACCGAAACCGCATACTCCGGGATGCAGAATCGGCCCGCCCGCCGAGAGTGAATGCGCGGTACTGCCGGTAGGCGTCGAAACAATCATGCCATCGCACATAAACGAGCTCACATCTTCTCCATCGATGACCAGATTGAAGGTATTGATGCGCGACGACGCGCCCCAGCCCAGAACAATATCGTTCAGCGAACGCTGCTCGCCGATCAATTCCCCGTTCCGGAAAACCCGGCATTCCGCCACATCGCGCACAGAAACGTTGTAAGTCCCGTTTTTTATGGCTTCCAGAGCCGGCCGGATTTCCGAATCACTCACGCTGGTAAGAAACCCCAGACTACCGAGATTCACCCCCATAATCGGCACGCCGGAACCGTGCAGCGCAAGTGCCGTGTAAAGCACAGTACCATCACCGCCCAGCGCAAGTGCCACATCAACCTCACGCCCGAATTCAGATGCCGGAAGCAGTCCGGCTCCCAGCGCTTCCGCCATTTCCGGCTTCTCCGCAAAAAGCTGAAAGTCAAACGCCGCAGCGAGATCCCGCAGTTCATTCAGCACATGCGCCGCACGCGGGCGCTTCGTATTTACAATAACACCGATTTTTTTCACGATTCCGAATGTAGCTGTTTCAAAACGCCGGCGCAATCGCCGAAACGGATGCTTCGAACCTTCGGAACGTTACGCGAAAGCAATCACCGGTCGTGCTCCTCCGCGACGGACTTACACAATACCGATCTGAAACGGATGATCCGCCTCCGCAGAATAATTGAAAACACTGGCCCGATACCGAAATTCAGATGGAAAATCCGTCGAACAGCAGAATCACAAAAGTCAGCAGACAGACACCGCAGAGGGCAAAGGAAAAAAACGGCAGCGGAGACCCGTCAATCTTTCGACGGCCCATTT from Verrucomicrobia bacterium S94 carries:
- a CDS encoding NAD(+) kinase is translated as MKKIGVIVNTKRPRAAHVLNELRDLAAAFDFQLFAEKPEMAEALGAGLLPASEFGREVDVALALGGDGTVLYTALALHGSGVPIMGVNLGSLGFLTSVSDSEIRPALEAIKNGTYNVSVRDVAECRVFRNGELIGEQRSLNDIVLGWGASSRINTFNLVIDGEDVSSFMCDGMIVSTPTGSTAHSLSAGGPILHPGVCGFGINVICPHTLSSRPLVVPNTSCIEIRVVKAVKELILSIDGQDEFLMEQGGRIEIRRSEYGVRFLQLENHSYFSVLAQKLHWRGSSL